In Equus quagga isolate Etosha38 chromosome 14, UCLA_HA_Equagga_1.0, whole genome shotgun sequence, one DNA window encodes the following:
- the LOC124252587 gene encoding olfactory receptor 7D4-like, whose amino-acid sequence MEAGNQTAISKFTLLGLSDDMDLQPLLFGLFLYMYLMCVIGNLLIILAIISDSHLHNPMYFFLSNLSFTDICFSSTTIPKMLVNIQTKSKVITYEGCLTQMYFFMIFAGLDNLLLTVMAYDRFVAICHPLDYTVIMNPRLCGLLLLLSWLICLTYSLLQSLMVLRVSFCKETEIPHFFCELAQILKLACSDTLVNHIVLYFVTGLLGVIPLTGILFSYSRIISSIMGIPSTGGKYKAFSTCGSHLSVVSLFYGAGLGVYLTSRTAHPSRKGSIASVMYTVVTPMLNPFIYSLRNRDMNGSLSRLFSGGAYSQ is encoded by the coding sequence ATGGAAGCAGGGAACCAAACAGCTATTTCAAAATTCACCCTTCTGGGACTTTCAGATGATATGGACCTGCAGCCTCTCCTCTTTGGGCTGTTCCTCTACATGTACCTGATGTGTGTTATAGGGAACCTGCTCATCATCCTAGCTATCATCTCTGACTCCCACCTTCACAatcccatgtacttcttcctctccaacttGTCCTTCACTGACATCTGTTTCAGCTCCACCACCATCCCCAAGATGTTAGTGAACATCCAGACAAAGAGCAAAGTCATCACGTATGAAGGCTGTCTCACTCAGatgtattttttcatgatttttgctGGCCTAGATAATTTGCTGCTGAccgtgatggcctatgaccggtttgtggccatctgtcacccCTTGGACTACACAGTCATCATGAACCCCCGCCTTTGTGGTCTCCTACTTCTGCTTTCTTGGTTAATCTGCCTGACATATTCTTTGTTGCAAAGTTTGATGGTTTTGAGGGTGTCCTTCTGCAAAGAGACAGAAATCCCCCACTTCTTCTGTGAACTTGCTCAGATCCTCAAGCTTGCCTGTTCTGACACCCTTGTCAACCACATCGTGCTATATTTTGTAACTGGCCTGCTGGGTGTTATTCCCCTGACTGGGatccttttttcttattctagaaTTATCTCCTCCATAATGGGAATTCCATCTACTGGGGGGAAGTATAAAGCCTTTTCCACCTGTGGGTCTCACCTCTCAGTCGTCTCCTTGTTCTATGGTGCGGGTCTTGGGGTCTACCTCACTTCTAGAACAGCCCACCCCTCCAGAAAGGGCTCAATAGCCTCGGTGATGTACACAGTGGTCACCCCCATGCTGAATCCCTTCATCTACAGTCTGAGAAACAGGGATATGAATGGGTCTCTGAGTAGACTTTTCAGCGGAGGAGCGTACTCTCAGTGA